From the genome of Eucalyptus grandis isolate ANBG69807.140 chromosome 2, ASM1654582v1, whole genome shotgun sequence, one region includes:
- the LOC104435566 gene encoding serine/threonine-protein kinase prpf4B isoform X1, which yields MASGAAEGEPRRSKHRRSPSSPSSPRGGGGGGGDEEDADRASKRHKHRHHRGHRHGRGHRHAGKKAEEEAGSGGDGVDSPSPPPPPPSPPAPDTAVALPPPPPRPPASSRRDDDVEEGEILDEEGSEPAEELDCKNLVNESESGVPPAERSDGVVSGNSKLMVDELQSAVANDSKVNGGIGHESFRKDKSHGPRFHSEGNDKAKNLYSADTAESGESDVNDPADRHKTSPCSPSSDRYRDDGFVRERSPSQSSLPYGGSPLKRRNHMERESLYFSEKSKIEYDSDDHNMTRRSKDKLHSTGDIVKDKERERIYSNRRYGGMEDQHYSRERSIEDKSMGSAYDAVDRRREEREKSKDRDVDRAHRRRSERERSKDRDVDRDYRKKSARERSIGREVEWDRGRDREREMSRERDLERDRRRDREREMSRERDRDRRREREREMSWETDIDRDRRREIERERSWERDMDRDRRREKKRERSTERDRERDRRRERERERERSWDRPGDGRRDKDRERIRERSRDRSWKSERLDDGKREERRDGRSGDKYENAEDNYFDKHGYSKHPRRNEVKDDIDRISRGVSTKMSAARASTMDGDKEAHNSDELEQDDLDGKFSFEIAEQEEEDVNRIKEESRRRRQAIMEKYKNLQQQQQEQQQQQQQEEQQQQQEQQQQQQQEEHVQPQVEDAVEDNAHPEKSTAEVRGSTAENADASAAEPSFAIGKSPLGNGVTANDRTSGERGLGEGTPKSEGSDDIFCDDIFGDSPAGARKMGKGGGLPVERSGLHDNWDDAEGYYSYRFGEILDGRYEVIAAHGKGVFSTVVRAKDLKAGIGEPEEVAIKILRNKEAMYKAGVEELGILKKLVGADPEDKRHCVRLLSSFKYRNHLCLVFESLNMNLREVLKKFGRNIGLKLTAVRAYAKQLFIALKHLRNCGVLHCDIKPDNVLVNEAKNVLKLCDFGNAMYAGKNEITPYLVSRFYRAPEIILGLPYDHPLDMWSVGCCLYELYAGKVLFPGPTNNDMLRLHMELKGPFPKKLLRKAAFADQHFDADLNFLAIEEDSVTKKSIRRMILNIKPKDIGSIIKGSSGEDPKMLANFKDLLDKIFVLDPDKRMTVQQALNHPFITALQGGFMPLLKGDDICSRIHFTGGSFSGMYCSYCKILAEGVLLLVIKFIIFVFIVIPIYVSVQSGDQ from the exons ATGGCGAGCGGCGCCgccgagggcgagccccgccgcAGCAAGCACCGCCgctccccctcctccccctcctccccccgcggcggcggtggcggcggcggcgacgaggagGACGCGGATAGGGCCTCGAAGAGGCACAAGCACCGCCACCACCGGGGGCATCGACACGGCCGCGGCCACCGCCACGCCGGCAAGAaggccgaggaggaggccgGTTCCGGAGGCGACGGCGTCGATTctccttcccctcctcctccacctccttcaCCGCCTGCTCCTGATACTGCTGTTGCcttgcctcctcctccgccgcggcCGCCGGCCTCTTCGAGGCGCGATGACGACgtggaggaaggagagattCTCGACGAAGAGGGTTCTGAGCCTGCCGAGGAGCTTGACTGCAAGAATCTG GTAAATGAATCCGAATCTGGTGTGCCGCCTGCCGAAAGAAGCGATGGAGTTGTTTCTGGAAATTCAAAGTTGATGGTTGATGAACTCCAGTCAGCAGTTGCCAATGATAGTAAAGTAAATGGCGGAATAGGTCACGAGTCTTTTAGGAAGGATAAGAGTCATGGACCTAGATTCCACTCTGAAGGTAACGACAAGGCTAAGAACTTGTATAGTGCTGACACTGCAGAGAGTGGAGAGAGTGATGTAAATGATCCTGCCGATAGGCATAAGACATCCCCCTGCTCACCAAGTTCTGATAGATATAGAGATGATGGATTTGTGAGGGAAAGATCTCCGTCACAGAGCAGTTTACCCTATGGAGGCTCACCTTTAAAACGAAGAAACCATATGGAAAGGGAGTCCTTATATTTTTCCGAGAAAAGCAAGATTGAATATGATTCCGATGATCATAATATGACTCGGCGAAGCAAGGATAAATTGCATAGCACTGGAGATATTGTGAAGGACAAGGAAAGGGAAAGGATTTACTCTAACAGAAGGTATGGTGGCATGGAGGATCAGCATTACAGCAGGGAGAGGAGCATCGAAGATAAAAGCATGGGGAGTGCTTATGACGCAGTAGATAGGAGGAGGGAAGAACGAGAAAAAAGCAAAGATAGGGATGTGGACCGGGCCCATAGAAGGAGAAGTGAACGTGAAAGGAGCAAAGATAGGGATGTTGACAGGGACTATAGAAAGAAAAGTGCACGAGAACGGAGCATTGGCAGGGAGGTTGAGTGGGATAGgggaagagacagagaaagagaaatgagcAGGGAGAGGGACTTGGAGAGGGATAGgagaagagatagagaaagagaaatgagcAGGGAGAGGGATAGGGataggagaagagagagagaaagagaaatgagcTGGGAGACTGACATTGATAGGgatagaagaagagaaatagaaagagaaaggagCTGGGAGAGGGACATGGATAGGgatagaagaagagagaagaagagggagaggagtACAGAgagggatagagagagagatagaagaagggaaagagaaagagaaagagaaaggagcTGGGATAGGCCCGGAGATGGTAGGAGAGACAAGGACAGAGAGAGAATCAGAGAGAGGAGTAGGGATAGGAGTTGGAAATCAGAGCGGTTGGATGATGGAAAGAGGGAGGAACGTAGGGATGGCCGGAGTGGTGACAAGTATGAAAATGCTGAagataattattttgataagCATGGATATTCAAAGCACCCAAGACGAAATGAAGTGAAAGATGACATTGATAGAATAAGTAGAGGGGTTTCAACAAAAATGAGCGCTGCAAGAGCTAGCACTATGGATGGTGATAAAGAAGCACACAAtag TGATGAGCTTGAACAGGATGACCTCGATGGAAAGTTTTCATTTGAGATAGCTGAGCAGGAAGAGGAGGATGTGAATAGAATTAAGGAAGAAAGTAGAAGACGAAGGCAAGCCATTATGGAGAAGTACAAGAAtttgcagcagcagcagcaggagcagcagcagcagcagcagcaggaggagcagcagcagcagcaggagcagcagcagcagcagcaacaagaaGAGCATGTCCAGCCTCAAGTGGAGGATGCGGTGGAAG ACAATGCACATCCAGAAAAATCAACAGCAGAAGTTCGTGGTAGTACTGCTGAAAATGCAGATGCATCTGCTGCCGAACCGTCATTTGCTATTGGAAAATCACCTCTTGGAAATGGAGTTACTGCTAATGACAGGACCTCTGGTGAAAGAGGTCTAGGAGAGGGAACACCGAAG AGTGAGGGATCTGATGACATCTTCTGTGATGATATATTTGGAGATTCACCCGCTGGGGCACGTAAGATG GGTAAAGGAGGTGGTTTACCTGTCGAAAGGAGTGGTCTCCATGACAATTGGGATGATGCTGAGGGATACTATA GCTATCGATTTGGTGAGATACTTGATGGCCGATATGAAGTTATTGCTGCACATGGGAAGGGAGTTTTTTCGACTGTAGTTCGTGCGAAAGATTTGAAGGCTGGCATTGGTGAACCAGAAGAAGTGGCAATAAAAATACTGCGAAATAAGGAGGCCAT GTACAAGGCTGGTGTCGAGGAGCTTGgcatattgaaaaaattagtaGGTGCAGATCCTGAAGACAAGCGGCACTGCGTTCGTTTACTTTCCAGTTTTAAATACCGCAATCATCTTTGCCTAGTTTTTGAATCTCTTAATATGAACCTGCGTGAAGTTTTAAAGAAGTTTGGTCGCAATATTGGTCTTAAATTAACTGCTGTTAGGGCTTATGCGAAGCAACTCTTTATTGCTCTGAAGCATCTCCGAAACTGTGGTGTTCTTCATTGTGATATAAAGCCTGATAACGTGCTG GTTAACGAGGCAAAAAATGTGTTGAAGctttgtgattttggaaatgcCATGTATGCTGGGAAGAATGAAATCACACCATATCTTGTGAGTCGCTTTTATCGTGCCCCAGAAATCA TTCTTGGCTTGCCTTACGATCATCCATTGGATATGTGGTCTGTGGGTTGCTGTTTATATGAGCTTTATGCTGGGAAAGTTCTTTTTCCTGGCCCTACCAACAATGACATGCTTCGTCTACACATGGAATTGAAAGGCCCTTTTCCAAAGAAACTGCTTCGAAAG GCAGCATTTGCAGACCAGCATTTTGATGCAGACCTGAATTTCCTTGCTATAGAAGAGGATTCTGTCACCAAAAAG AGCATAAGGAGAATGATTCTCAACATCAAGCCTAAGGATATTGGGTCGATTATCAAGGGTTCTTCTGGTGAGGATCCAAAGATGTTAGCAAACTTCAAGGATCTTCTAGACAAAATTTTTGTATTGGATCCGGACAAGAGGATGACCGTACAACAAGCTTTGAATCATCCTTTCATCACTG CGCTTCAAGGGGGGTTTATGCCATTATTGAAGGGGGATGACATTTGTTCAAGAATACACTTTACTGGCGGTTCTTTCAGTGGAATGTACTGTTCCTATTGTAAGATACTTGCTGAAGGCGTTCTTTTACTAGTTATCAAGTTCATTATATTTGTTTTCATTGTAATTCCAATTTATGTTAGCGTTCAATCTGGAGATCAATAA
- the LOC104435566 gene encoding serine/threonine-protein kinase prpf4B isoform X2, producing MASGAAEGEPRRSKHRRSPSSPSSPRGGGGGGGDEEDADRASKRHKHRHHRGHRHGRGHRHAGKKAEEEAGSGGDGVDSPSPPPPPPSPPAPDTAVALPPPPPRPPASSRRDDDVEEGEILDEEGSEPAEELDCKNLVNESESGVPPAERSDGVVSGNSKLMVDELQSAVANDSKVNGGIGHESFRKDKSHGPRFHSEGNDKAKNLYSADTAESGESDVNDPADRHKTSPCSPSSDRYRDDGFVRERSPSQSSLPYGGSPLKRRNHMERESLYFSEKSKIEYDSDDHNMTRRSKDKLHSTGDIVKDKERERIYSNRRYGGMEDQHYSRERSIEDKSMGSAYDAVDRRREEREKSKDRDVDRAHRRRSERERSKDRDVDRDYRKKSARERSIGREVEWDRGRDREREMSRERDLERDRRRDREREMSRERDRDRRREREREMSWETDIDRDRRREIERERSWERDMDRDRRREKKRERSTERDRERDRRRERERERERSWDRPGDGRRDKDRERIRERSRDRSWKSERLDDGKREERRDGRSGDKYENAEDNYFDKHGYSKHPRRNEVKDDIDRISRGVSTKMSAARASTMDGDKEAHNSDELEQDDLDGKFSFEIAEQEEEDVNRIKEESRRRRQAIMEKYKNLQQQQQEQQQQQQQEEQQQQQEQQQQQQQEEHVQPQVEDAVEDNAHPEKSTAEVRGSTAENADASAAEPSFAIGKSPLGNGVTANDRTSGERGLGEGTPKSEGSDDIFCDDIFGDSPAGARKMGKGGGLPVERSGLHDNWDDAEGYYSYRFGEILDGRYEVIAAHGKGVFSTVVRAKDLKAGIGEPEEVAIKILRNKEAMYKAGVEELGILKKLVGADPEDKRHCVRLLSSFKYRNHLCLVFESLNMNLREVLKKFGRNIGLKLTAVRAYAKQLFIALKHLRNCGVLHCDIKPDNVLVNEAKNVLKLCDFGNAMYAGKNEITPYLVSRFYRAPEIILGLPYDHPLDMWSVGCCLYELYAGKVLFPGPTNNDMLRLHMELKGPFPKKLLRKAAFADQHFDADLNFLAIEEDSVTKKSIRRMILNIKPKDIGSIIKGSSGEDPKMLANFKDLLDKIFVLDPDKRMTVQQALNHPFITGK from the exons ATGGCGAGCGGCGCCgccgagggcgagccccgccgcAGCAAGCACCGCCgctccccctcctccccctcctccccccgcggcggcggtggcggcggcggcgacgaggagGACGCGGATAGGGCCTCGAAGAGGCACAAGCACCGCCACCACCGGGGGCATCGACACGGCCGCGGCCACCGCCACGCCGGCAAGAaggccgaggaggaggccgGTTCCGGAGGCGACGGCGTCGATTctccttcccctcctcctccacctccttcaCCGCCTGCTCCTGATACTGCTGTTGCcttgcctcctcctccgccgcggcCGCCGGCCTCTTCGAGGCGCGATGACGACgtggaggaaggagagattCTCGACGAAGAGGGTTCTGAGCCTGCCGAGGAGCTTGACTGCAAGAATCTG GTAAATGAATCCGAATCTGGTGTGCCGCCTGCCGAAAGAAGCGATGGAGTTGTTTCTGGAAATTCAAAGTTGATGGTTGATGAACTCCAGTCAGCAGTTGCCAATGATAGTAAAGTAAATGGCGGAATAGGTCACGAGTCTTTTAGGAAGGATAAGAGTCATGGACCTAGATTCCACTCTGAAGGTAACGACAAGGCTAAGAACTTGTATAGTGCTGACACTGCAGAGAGTGGAGAGAGTGATGTAAATGATCCTGCCGATAGGCATAAGACATCCCCCTGCTCACCAAGTTCTGATAGATATAGAGATGATGGATTTGTGAGGGAAAGATCTCCGTCACAGAGCAGTTTACCCTATGGAGGCTCACCTTTAAAACGAAGAAACCATATGGAAAGGGAGTCCTTATATTTTTCCGAGAAAAGCAAGATTGAATATGATTCCGATGATCATAATATGACTCGGCGAAGCAAGGATAAATTGCATAGCACTGGAGATATTGTGAAGGACAAGGAAAGGGAAAGGATTTACTCTAACAGAAGGTATGGTGGCATGGAGGATCAGCATTACAGCAGGGAGAGGAGCATCGAAGATAAAAGCATGGGGAGTGCTTATGACGCAGTAGATAGGAGGAGGGAAGAACGAGAAAAAAGCAAAGATAGGGATGTGGACCGGGCCCATAGAAGGAGAAGTGAACGTGAAAGGAGCAAAGATAGGGATGTTGACAGGGACTATAGAAAGAAAAGTGCACGAGAACGGAGCATTGGCAGGGAGGTTGAGTGGGATAGgggaagagacagagaaagagaaatgagcAGGGAGAGGGACTTGGAGAGGGATAGgagaagagatagagaaagagaaatgagcAGGGAGAGGGATAGGGataggagaagagagagagaaagagaaatgagcTGGGAGACTGACATTGATAGGgatagaagaagagaaatagaaagagaaaggagCTGGGAGAGGGACATGGATAGGgatagaagaagagagaagaagagggagaggagtACAGAgagggatagagagagagatagaagaagggaaagagaaagagaaagagaaaggagcTGGGATAGGCCCGGAGATGGTAGGAGAGACAAGGACAGAGAGAGAATCAGAGAGAGGAGTAGGGATAGGAGTTGGAAATCAGAGCGGTTGGATGATGGAAAGAGGGAGGAACGTAGGGATGGCCGGAGTGGTGACAAGTATGAAAATGCTGAagataattattttgataagCATGGATATTCAAAGCACCCAAGACGAAATGAAGTGAAAGATGACATTGATAGAATAAGTAGAGGGGTTTCAACAAAAATGAGCGCTGCAAGAGCTAGCACTATGGATGGTGATAAAGAAGCACACAAtag TGATGAGCTTGAACAGGATGACCTCGATGGAAAGTTTTCATTTGAGATAGCTGAGCAGGAAGAGGAGGATGTGAATAGAATTAAGGAAGAAAGTAGAAGACGAAGGCAAGCCATTATGGAGAAGTACAAGAAtttgcagcagcagcagcaggagcagcagcagcagcagcagcaggaggagcagcagcagcagcaggagcagcagcagcagcagcaacaagaaGAGCATGTCCAGCCTCAAGTGGAGGATGCGGTGGAAG ACAATGCACATCCAGAAAAATCAACAGCAGAAGTTCGTGGTAGTACTGCTGAAAATGCAGATGCATCTGCTGCCGAACCGTCATTTGCTATTGGAAAATCACCTCTTGGAAATGGAGTTACTGCTAATGACAGGACCTCTGGTGAAAGAGGTCTAGGAGAGGGAACACCGAAG AGTGAGGGATCTGATGACATCTTCTGTGATGATATATTTGGAGATTCACCCGCTGGGGCACGTAAGATG GGTAAAGGAGGTGGTTTACCTGTCGAAAGGAGTGGTCTCCATGACAATTGGGATGATGCTGAGGGATACTATA GCTATCGATTTGGTGAGATACTTGATGGCCGATATGAAGTTATTGCTGCACATGGGAAGGGAGTTTTTTCGACTGTAGTTCGTGCGAAAGATTTGAAGGCTGGCATTGGTGAACCAGAAGAAGTGGCAATAAAAATACTGCGAAATAAGGAGGCCAT GTACAAGGCTGGTGTCGAGGAGCTTGgcatattgaaaaaattagtaGGTGCAGATCCTGAAGACAAGCGGCACTGCGTTCGTTTACTTTCCAGTTTTAAATACCGCAATCATCTTTGCCTAGTTTTTGAATCTCTTAATATGAACCTGCGTGAAGTTTTAAAGAAGTTTGGTCGCAATATTGGTCTTAAATTAACTGCTGTTAGGGCTTATGCGAAGCAACTCTTTATTGCTCTGAAGCATCTCCGAAACTGTGGTGTTCTTCATTGTGATATAAAGCCTGATAACGTGCTG GTTAACGAGGCAAAAAATGTGTTGAAGctttgtgattttggaaatgcCATGTATGCTGGGAAGAATGAAATCACACCATATCTTGTGAGTCGCTTTTATCGTGCCCCAGAAATCA TTCTTGGCTTGCCTTACGATCATCCATTGGATATGTGGTCTGTGGGTTGCTGTTTATATGAGCTTTATGCTGGGAAAGTTCTTTTTCCTGGCCCTACCAACAATGACATGCTTCGTCTACACATGGAATTGAAAGGCCCTTTTCCAAAGAAACTGCTTCGAAAG GCAGCATTTGCAGACCAGCATTTTGATGCAGACCTGAATTTCCTTGCTATAGAAGAGGATTCTGTCACCAAAAAG AGCATAAGGAGAATGATTCTCAACATCAAGCCTAAGGATATTGGGTCGATTATCAAGGGTTCTTCTGGTGAGGATCCAAAGATGTTAGCAAACTTCAAGGATCTTCTAGACAAAATTTTTGTATTGGATCCGGACAAGAGGATGACCGTACAACAAGCTTTGAATCATCCTTTCATCACTGGCAAGTGA
- the LOC104435566 gene encoding serine/threonine-protein kinase prpf4B isoform X3 yields the protein MVDELQSAVANDSKVNGGIGHESFRKDKSHGPRFHSEGNDKAKNLYSADTAESGESDVNDPADRHKTSPCSPSSDRYRDDGFVRERSPSQSSLPYGGSPLKRRNHMERESLYFSEKSKIEYDSDDHNMTRRSKDKLHSTGDIVKDKERERIYSNRRYGGMEDQHYSRERSIEDKSMGSAYDAVDRRREEREKSKDRDVDRAHRRRSERERSKDRDVDRDYRKKSARERSIGREVEWDRGRDREREMSRERDLERDRRRDREREMSRERDRDRRREREREMSWETDIDRDRRREIERERSWERDMDRDRRREKKRERSTERDRERDRRRERERERERSWDRPGDGRRDKDRERIRERSRDRSWKSERLDDGKREERRDGRSGDKYENAEDNYFDKHGYSKHPRRNEVKDDIDRISRGVSTKMSAARASTMDGDKEAHNSDELEQDDLDGKFSFEIAEQEEEDVNRIKEESRRRRQAIMEKYKNLQQQQQEQQQQQQQEEQQQQQEQQQQQQQEEHVQPQVEDAVEDNAHPEKSTAEVRGSTAENADASAAEPSFAIGKSPLGNGVTANDRTSGERGLGEGTPKSEGSDDIFCDDIFGDSPAGARKMGKGGGLPVERSGLHDNWDDAEGYYSYRFGEILDGRYEVIAAHGKGVFSTVVRAKDLKAGIGEPEEVAIKILRNKEAMYKAGVEELGILKKLVGADPEDKRHCVRLLSSFKYRNHLCLVFESLNMNLREVLKKFGRNIGLKLTAVRAYAKQLFIALKHLRNCGVLHCDIKPDNVLVNEAKNVLKLCDFGNAMYAGKNEITPYLVSRFYRAPEIILGLPYDHPLDMWSVGCCLYELYAGKVLFPGPTNNDMLRLHMELKGPFPKKLLRKAAFADQHFDADLNFLAIEEDSVTKKSIRRMILNIKPKDIGSIIKGSSGEDPKMLANFKDLLDKIFVLDPDKRMTVQQALNHPFITALQGGFMPLLKGDDICSRIHFTGGSFSGMYCSYCKILAEGVLLLVIKFIIFVFIVIPIYVSVQSGDQ from the exons ATGGTTGATGAACTCCAGTCAGCAGTTGCCAATGATAGTAAAGTAAATGGCGGAATAGGTCACGAGTCTTTTAGGAAGGATAAGAGTCATGGACCTAGATTCCACTCTGAAGGTAACGACAAGGCTAAGAACTTGTATAGTGCTGACACTGCAGAGAGTGGAGAGAGTGATGTAAATGATCCTGCCGATAGGCATAAGACATCCCCCTGCTCACCAAGTTCTGATAGATATAGAGATGATGGATTTGTGAGGGAAAGATCTCCGTCACAGAGCAGTTTACCCTATGGAGGCTCACCTTTAAAACGAAGAAACCATATGGAAAGGGAGTCCTTATATTTTTCCGAGAAAAGCAAGATTGAATATGATTCCGATGATCATAATATGACTCGGCGAAGCAAGGATAAATTGCATAGCACTGGAGATATTGTGAAGGACAAGGAAAGGGAAAGGATTTACTCTAACAGAAGGTATGGTGGCATGGAGGATCAGCATTACAGCAGGGAGAGGAGCATCGAAGATAAAAGCATGGGGAGTGCTTATGACGCAGTAGATAGGAGGAGGGAAGAACGAGAAAAAAGCAAAGATAGGGATGTGGACCGGGCCCATAGAAGGAGAAGTGAACGTGAAAGGAGCAAAGATAGGGATGTTGACAGGGACTATAGAAAGAAAAGTGCACGAGAACGGAGCATTGGCAGGGAGGTTGAGTGGGATAGgggaagagacagagaaagagaaatgagcAGGGAGAGGGACTTGGAGAGGGATAGgagaagagatagagaaagagaaatgagcAGGGAGAGGGATAGGGataggagaagagagagagaaagagaaatgagcTGGGAGACTGACATTGATAGGgatagaagaagagaaatagaaagagaaaggagCTGGGAGAGGGACATGGATAGGgatagaagaagagagaagaagagggagaggagtACAGAgagggatagagagagagatagaagaagggaaagagaaagagaaagagaaaggagcTGGGATAGGCCCGGAGATGGTAGGAGAGACAAGGACAGAGAGAGAATCAGAGAGAGGAGTAGGGATAGGAGTTGGAAATCAGAGCGGTTGGATGATGGAAAGAGGGAGGAACGTAGGGATGGCCGGAGTGGTGACAAGTATGAAAATGCTGAagataattattttgataagCATGGATATTCAAAGCACCCAAGACGAAATGAAGTGAAAGATGACATTGATAGAATAAGTAGAGGGGTTTCAACAAAAATGAGCGCTGCAAGAGCTAGCACTATGGATGGTGATAAAGAAGCACACAAtag TGATGAGCTTGAACAGGATGACCTCGATGGAAAGTTTTCATTTGAGATAGCTGAGCAGGAAGAGGAGGATGTGAATAGAATTAAGGAAGAAAGTAGAAGACGAAGGCAAGCCATTATGGAGAAGTACAAGAAtttgcagcagcagcagcaggagcagcagcagcagcagcagcaggaggagcagcagcagcagcaggagcagcagcagcagcagcaacaagaaGAGCATGTCCAGCCTCAAGTGGAGGATGCGGTGGAAG ACAATGCACATCCAGAAAAATCAACAGCAGAAGTTCGTGGTAGTACTGCTGAAAATGCAGATGCATCTGCTGCCGAACCGTCATTTGCTATTGGAAAATCACCTCTTGGAAATGGAGTTACTGCTAATGACAGGACCTCTGGTGAAAGAGGTCTAGGAGAGGGAACACCGAAG AGTGAGGGATCTGATGACATCTTCTGTGATGATATATTTGGAGATTCACCCGCTGGGGCACGTAAGATG GGTAAAGGAGGTGGTTTACCTGTCGAAAGGAGTGGTCTCCATGACAATTGGGATGATGCTGAGGGATACTATA GCTATCGATTTGGTGAGATACTTGATGGCCGATATGAAGTTATTGCTGCACATGGGAAGGGAGTTTTTTCGACTGTAGTTCGTGCGAAAGATTTGAAGGCTGGCATTGGTGAACCAGAAGAAGTGGCAATAAAAATACTGCGAAATAAGGAGGCCAT GTACAAGGCTGGTGTCGAGGAGCTTGgcatattgaaaaaattagtaGGTGCAGATCCTGAAGACAAGCGGCACTGCGTTCGTTTACTTTCCAGTTTTAAATACCGCAATCATCTTTGCCTAGTTTTTGAATCTCTTAATATGAACCTGCGTGAAGTTTTAAAGAAGTTTGGTCGCAATATTGGTCTTAAATTAACTGCTGTTAGGGCTTATGCGAAGCAACTCTTTATTGCTCTGAAGCATCTCCGAAACTGTGGTGTTCTTCATTGTGATATAAAGCCTGATAACGTGCTG GTTAACGAGGCAAAAAATGTGTTGAAGctttgtgattttggaaatgcCATGTATGCTGGGAAGAATGAAATCACACCATATCTTGTGAGTCGCTTTTATCGTGCCCCAGAAATCA TTCTTGGCTTGCCTTACGATCATCCATTGGATATGTGGTCTGTGGGTTGCTGTTTATATGAGCTTTATGCTGGGAAAGTTCTTTTTCCTGGCCCTACCAACAATGACATGCTTCGTCTACACATGGAATTGAAAGGCCCTTTTCCAAAGAAACTGCTTCGAAAG GCAGCATTTGCAGACCAGCATTTTGATGCAGACCTGAATTTCCTTGCTATAGAAGAGGATTCTGTCACCAAAAAG AGCATAAGGAGAATGATTCTCAACATCAAGCCTAAGGATATTGGGTCGATTATCAAGGGTTCTTCTGGTGAGGATCCAAAGATGTTAGCAAACTTCAAGGATCTTCTAGACAAAATTTTTGTATTGGATCCGGACAAGAGGATGACCGTACAACAAGCTTTGAATCATCCTTTCATCACTG CGCTTCAAGGGGGGTTTATGCCATTATTGAAGGGGGATGACATTTGTTCAAGAATACACTTTACTGGCGGTTCTTTCAGTGGAATGTACTGTTCCTATTGTAAGATACTTGCTGAAGGCGTTCTTTTACTAGTTATCAAGTTCATTATATTTGTTTTCATTGTAATTCCAATTTATGTTAGCGTTCAATCTGGAGATCAATAA